The proteins below come from a single Micropterus dolomieu isolate WLL.071019.BEF.003 ecotype Adirondacks linkage group LG05, ASM2129224v1, whole genome shotgun sequence genomic window:
- the ankmy1 gene encoding ankyrin repeat and MYND domain-containing protein 1 isoform X3 codes for MLSTCIGVAAAPGRGGEEPESGRQSSGHRGAQSGEERRQGLGVQEWPDGSRYEGEFVNGFKHGKGKYTWRNGEYYEGSFYKDYRHGDGLYYWPTGHKFTGKFYLNRKEGYGQQLFPDGATFQGLYHTDQRFGPGVVSYPDGREDVGLWIGECLLKLCTSVEEGFSLKNLSEYAAYMDPATATDSLTQPPTNGPKTKARTDFEVVTDTDLLSDDDFILPSGIESYSTDGDHLPLPPGRRRELDQHFFGELYEPDAYPHRGYERDPLSTLPLHARMQAHIHKHRLQGENMGWDVAAVLSLNRESFGPKGPLEVSSELLIQHASRGELQSVSQMLQTGLVNPDIADSQGHTALIAATINCHDDVIQLLLDMGADIDKLNCDGMSALAVCHVLYYPFQSLHTTLAEPLTKTQVLTSSSACGNSPRISQVDFTSDTTSSKMSSDIIEQHWPGLNESETPADTEHLQEERKEKEGEEMGRDCKETERGMNVREREELSKREDEKESKGEEREIESRCDQMWENGESELKEKEREFEDVEFGERRETESRKENIVVREEVEEDGEKTVRSIHEDVKGRGSEDVSGVKCSIQVLDGHIVLGSVQWEQCRVKAAGRVQQGRDKELTTFDSACSVSNYNIQVTEEVMQRSAEALSRTGIPQRFDTQETVRKMAAMKTEHRVRLNTLKLLLKRGADPNVSRVPMPVLFLAIMAADTEAVRRLLLSGARTDIPLPPERKGLYPLHVAAALPGPAGPRITELLLHAVTDPDAQACDQNEIYEPDKIFMKDQEPLSTNKSSDLKEGGRTALHMACQRESDYRNASKVVALLVSHRASTDLLWSGHSPLSLAIAAGNDLAVEELLNGGADPNIPLGLRVGSALCVLANINYHLGGSRAKLLDMLAKAGADILMPVPVGDVVGTAVDYAHYSFNQDLHIANTPFHALNMREREIFKARRQLLSMMGDLLRQTAGQRDRENLEREHYLTVNSTSSNMRFVSAGEDAICSNVPLPSCESLPPITEKHRKPVFKFCYHCGRSVSVKLTPCSRCHNVFYCSRTCKLKAWGERHKEECIRVSASADGIQKSVVFKSQRSTRPLPVMLKNKTVPRPLSVKLKSQRVPEPLSMAKQVLESQVNMKENYSCN; via the exons ATGCTGTCGACCTGCATAGGTGTTGCTGCAGCCCCGGGGCGAGGAGGTGAGGAGCCGGAGTCAGGGAGACAAAGCAGCGGCCACAGAGGAGCACAAAGCGGTGAAGAGAGACGACAAGGGCTGGGTGTTCAGGAGTGGCCCGACGGGTCCAGATATGAGGGAGAGTTTGTGAACGGATTCAAACACGGCAAAGGAAAGTACACCTGGAGAAATGGAGAG TACTATGAGGGCTCTTTCTACAAAGACTACAGGCATGGGGATGGACTGTACTACTGGCCCACAGGCCATAAGTTCACTGGCAAGTTCTACCTCAACAGAAAGGAAGGATATGGACAACAACTGTTCCCTGATGGAGCCACCTTTCAG GGTTTGTACCACACTGACCAGAGGTTTGGTCCAGGTGTGGTTAGTTATCCAGATGGGCGTGAGGATGTGGGTCTGTGGATCGGGGAGTGCCTGTTAAAGCTCTGTACCTCTGTAGAAGAAGGCTTTAGCTTGAAGAACTTATCTGAGTATGCTGCCTACATGGACCCAGCTACTGCCACAGATTCCCTCACTCAG CCTCCCACTAATGGTCCAAAGACAAAAGCCAGGACTGACTTTGAG GTGGTTACAGACACAGATCTGCTGTCAGATGATGATTTTATCCTTCCGTCCGGCATCGAAAGTTACTCAACAGATGGTGACCACTTGCCGCTGCCCCCTGGCCGAAGAAGAGAGTTGGATCAGCACTTTTTTGGCGAGCTGTATGAGCCAGACGCTTATCCACACAGAGGCTATGAGCGAGACCCACTTTCCACCCTTCCCTTACATGCCCGCATGCAGgctcacatacacaaacacag GCTACAGGGTGAAAATATGGGCTGGGACGTGGCAGCTGTTCTCTCTCTGAACAGGGAAAGTTTTGGTCCTAAAGGGCCTTTGGAAGTCAGTTCAGAGTTGTTGATCCAGCACGCCTCCCGAGGGGAACTGCAGTCTGTGTCACAGATGCTCCAGACCGGTTTGGTCAACCCTGATATAGCAGATTCACAGGGACACACTGCACTGATCGCTGCCACA ATAAACTGCCATGACGATGTGATCCAGCTCTTGTTGGATATGGGTGCTGATATTGACAAGTTGAATTGTGATGGCATGTCTGCCCTGGCTGTGTGCCATGTCCTCTACTACCCTTTTCAGTCTCTGCACACCACTTTAGCTGAACCCCTAACCAAAACTCAA GTTTTGACATCTTCATCTGCATGTGGGAACAGTCCCCGGATCAGCCAAGTGGACTTCACGTCAGATACTACCAG CAGTAAAATGTCCAGTGACATCATTGAGCAGCATTGGCCTGGCCTGAATGAGTCTGAGACCCCTGCAGACACTGAACACCtacaggaggagagaaaagagaaagagggagaagaaatGGGAAGAGACTgcaaggagacagagagagggatgaatGTTAGAGAGCGAGAAGAACTGAGCAAGAGGGAGGATGAGAAAGAGAGCAAAGGGGAggaaagagagatagagagcaGATGTGATCAAATGTGGGAAAATGGAGAAAGTGAGttaaaagagaaggaaagagaattTGAAGATGTTGAATTTggtgagaggagagaaacagagtCAAGAAAAGAGAATATAGTTGTGAGGGAGGAGGTTGAGGAAGATGGGGAGAAGACAGTAAGGAGTATTCATGAGGATGTAAAGGGGAGAGGAAGTGAAGACGTGTCTGGTGTCAAGTGCTCCATTCAGGTGTTGGATGGTCACATTGTACTGGGCAGCGTGCAGTGGGAACAATGTCGAGTTAAGGCAGCAGGAAGAGTTCAG CAGGGCAGAGACAAAGAATTGACAACCTTTGATTCTGCCTGCTCCGTCAGCAACTATAACATCCAGGTCACAGAGGAAGTGATGCAGCGCTCAGCAGAAGCTCTGAGTCGCACGGGGATTCCTCAGCGCTTTGACACACAGGAGACTGTACGCAAAATGGCTGCCATGAAAACTGA ACACCGTGTTCGTTTGAACACCCTGAAGCTGTTATTGAAACGGGGAGCTGACCCTAATGTATCCAGGGTCCCCATGCCTGTCCTCTTTTTAGCCATCATGGCAGCTGACACTGAGGCCGTCAGGAGACTTCTGCTGTCTGGAGCTCGCACTGACATTCCCCTACCACCTGAG AGAAAAGGCCTGTATCCCCTGCATGTAGCTGCAGCACTGCCGGGTCCAGCAGGTCCCAGAATCACAGAGTTGCTGCTCCACGCTGTCACTGACCCAGACGCACAGGCATGCGACCAGAACGAGATCTATGAACCAgataaa ATTTTCATGAAGGACCAGGAACCACTGAGCACTAATAAGAGCTCAGATCTCAAAGAAGGAGGCCGAACGGCCCTGCACATGGCCTGCCAGAGGGAAAGTGACTACCGG aacGCCAGTAAGGTGGTAGCCCTCCTGGTCTCCCACAGAGCCAGCACAGACCTCCTCTGGAGTGGACACTCACCTCTCTCCCTGGCTATAGCAGCTGGCAATGACCTG GCAGTGGAGGAACTGTTGAATGGAGGTGCAGATCCCAACATCCCCCTCGGCCTCAGGGTGGGCAGCGCCCTCTGTGTCCTCGCCAATATCAACTACCACTTAGGTGGCAGCAGAGCTAAGCTG TTGGACATGTTAGCAAAGGCTGGTGCCGACATCTTGATGCCAGTGCCAGTGGGTGATGTTGTGGGAACTGCAGTCGACTATGCCCACTACTCCTTCAACCAG GACTTGCATATTGCCAACACTCCCTTCCACGCTCTGAACATGCGGGAGAGGGAAATATTCAAAGCACGACGCCAGCTGCTGAGCATGATGGGAGATCTGCTGAGACAGACTGCCGGTCAGAGGGATAGAGAGAATTTAGAGAGAGAACACTACCTCACAGTGAATA GTACAAGTAGCAATATGAGGTTTGTGTCCGCGGGAGAAGATGCCATTTGCTCAAATGTTCCCCTCCCCAGCTGTGAAAGCCTACCACCcatcacagaaaaacacag GAAACCAGTGTTTAAGTTCTGCTACCACTGTGGTCGCTCTGTGTCTGTGAAGCTGACTCCTTGTAGCCGCTGCCACAACGTCTTCTACTGCTCCAGGACCTGCAAACTGAAAGCATGGGGTGAAAGACACAAAGAAGAGTGTATCCGGGTGTCAG CATCTGCTGATGGCATCCAGAAGAGTGTTGTGTTTAAATCACAAAGAAGCACCAGGCCCTTACCTGtcatgttgaaaaacaaaacagtcccAAGGCCCTTGAGTGTCAAGCTGAAATCCCAAAGAGTTCCTGAGCCCTTGAGCATGGCAAAGCAGGTCTTGGAGAGCCAAGTCAACATGAAGGAAAACTACAGCTGCAACTGA
- the ankmy1 gene encoding ankyrin repeat and MYND domain-containing protein 1 isoform X2 — MLSTCIGVAAAPGRGGEEPESGRQSSGHRGAQSGEERRQGLGVQEWPDGSRYEGEFVNGFKHGKGKYTWRNGEYYEGSFYKDYRHGDGLYYWPTGHKFTGKFYLNRKEGYGQQLFPDGATFQGLYHTDQRFGPGVVSYPDGREDVGLWIGECLLKLCTSVEEGFSLKNLSEYAAYMDPATATDSLTQPPTNGPKTKARTDFEVVTDTDLLSDDDFILPSGIESYSTDGDHLPLPPGRRRELDQHFFGELYEPDAYPHRGYERDPLSTLPLHARMQAHIHKHRLQGENMGWDVAAVLSLNRESFGPKGPLEVSSELLIQHASRGELQSVSQMLQTGLVNPDIADSQGHTALIAATINCHDDVIQLLLDMGADIDKLNCDGMSALAVCHVLYYPFQSLHTTLAEPLTKTQVLTSSSACGNSPRISQVDFTSDTTRTAEELTEHILYHSSKMSSDIIEQHWPGLNESETPADTEHLQEERKEKEGEEMGRDCKETERGMNVREREELSKREDEKESKGEEREIESRCDQMWENGESELKEKEREFEDVEFGERRETESRKENIVVREEVEEDGEKTVRSIHEDVKGRGSEDVSGVKCSIQVLDGHIVLGSVQWEQCRVKAAGRVQGRDKELTTFDSACSVSNYNIQVTEEVMQRSAEALSRTGIPQRFDTQETVRKMAAMKTEHRVRLNTLKLLLKRGADPNVSRVPMPVLFLAIMAADTEAVRRLLLSGARTDIPLPPERKGLYPLHVAAALPGPAGPRITELLLHAVTDPDAQACDQNEIYEPDKIFMKDQEPLSTNKSSDLKEGGRTALHMACQRESDYRNASKVVALLVSHRASTDLLWSGHSPLSLAIAAGNDLAVEELLNGGADPNIPLGLRVGSALCVLANINYHLGGSRAKLLDMLAKAGADILMPVPVGDVVGTAVDYAHYSFNQDLHIANTPFHALNMREREIFKARRQLLSMMGDLLRQTAGQRDRENLEREHYLTVNSTSSNMRFVSAGEDAICSNVPLPSCESLPPITEKHRKPVFKFCYHCGRSVSVKLTPCSRCHNVFYCSRTCKLKAWGERHKEECIRVSASADGIQKSVVFKSQRSTRPLPVMLKNKTVPRPLSVKLKSQRVPEPLSMAKQVLESQVNMKENYSCN; from the exons ATGCTGTCGACCTGCATAGGTGTTGCTGCAGCCCCGGGGCGAGGAGGTGAGGAGCCGGAGTCAGGGAGACAAAGCAGCGGCCACAGAGGAGCACAAAGCGGTGAAGAGAGACGACAAGGGCTGGGTGTTCAGGAGTGGCCCGACGGGTCCAGATATGAGGGAGAGTTTGTGAACGGATTCAAACACGGCAAAGGAAAGTACACCTGGAGAAATGGAGAG TACTATGAGGGCTCTTTCTACAAAGACTACAGGCATGGGGATGGACTGTACTACTGGCCCACAGGCCATAAGTTCACTGGCAAGTTCTACCTCAACAGAAAGGAAGGATATGGACAACAACTGTTCCCTGATGGAGCCACCTTTCAG GGTTTGTACCACACTGACCAGAGGTTTGGTCCAGGTGTGGTTAGTTATCCAGATGGGCGTGAGGATGTGGGTCTGTGGATCGGGGAGTGCCTGTTAAAGCTCTGTACCTCTGTAGAAGAAGGCTTTAGCTTGAAGAACTTATCTGAGTATGCTGCCTACATGGACCCAGCTACTGCCACAGATTCCCTCACTCAG CCTCCCACTAATGGTCCAAAGACAAAAGCCAGGACTGACTTTGAG GTGGTTACAGACACAGATCTGCTGTCAGATGATGATTTTATCCTTCCGTCCGGCATCGAAAGTTACTCAACAGATGGTGACCACTTGCCGCTGCCCCCTGGCCGAAGAAGAGAGTTGGATCAGCACTTTTTTGGCGAGCTGTATGAGCCAGACGCTTATCCACACAGAGGCTATGAGCGAGACCCACTTTCCACCCTTCCCTTACATGCCCGCATGCAGgctcacatacacaaacacag GCTACAGGGTGAAAATATGGGCTGGGACGTGGCAGCTGTTCTCTCTCTGAACAGGGAAAGTTTTGGTCCTAAAGGGCCTTTGGAAGTCAGTTCAGAGTTGTTGATCCAGCACGCCTCCCGAGGGGAACTGCAGTCTGTGTCACAGATGCTCCAGACCGGTTTGGTCAACCCTGATATAGCAGATTCACAGGGACACACTGCACTGATCGCTGCCACA ATAAACTGCCATGACGATGTGATCCAGCTCTTGTTGGATATGGGTGCTGATATTGACAAGTTGAATTGTGATGGCATGTCTGCCCTGGCTGTGTGCCATGTCCTCTACTACCCTTTTCAGTCTCTGCACACCACTTTAGCTGAACCCCTAACCAAAACTCAA GTTTTGACATCTTCATCTGCATGTGGGAACAGTCCCCGGATCAGCCAAGTGGACTTCACGTCAGATACTACCAG GACAGCGGAAGAACTAACAGAACACATCTTATATCATAGCAGTAAAATGTCCAGTGACATCATTGAGCAGCATTGGCCTGGCCTGAATGAGTCTGAGACCCCTGCAGACACTGAACACCtacaggaggagagaaaagagaaagagggagaagaaatGGGAAGAGACTgcaaggagacagagagagggatgaatGTTAGAGAGCGAGAAGAACTGAGCAAGAGGGAGGATGAGAAAGAGAGCAAAGGGGAggaaagagagatagagagcaGATGTGATCAAATGTGGGAAAATGGAGAAAGTGAGttaaaagagaaggaaagagaattTGAAGATGTTGAATTTggtgagaggagagaaacagagtCAAGAAAAGAGAATATAGTTGTGAGGGAGGAGGTTGAGGAAGATGGGGAGAAGACAGTAAGGAGTATTCATGAGGATGTAAAGGGGAGAGGAAGTGAAGACGTGTCTGGTGTCAAGTGCTCCATTCAGGTGTTGGATGGTCACATTGTACTGGGCAGCGTGCAGTGGGAACAATGTCGAGTTAAGGCAGCAGGAAGAGTTCAG GGCAGAGACAAAGAATTGACAACCTTTGATTCTGCCTGCTCCGTCAGCAACTATAACATCCAGGTCACAGAGGAAGTGATGCAGCGCTCAGCAGAAGCTCTGAGTCGCACGGGGATTCCTCAGCGCTTTGACACACAGGAGACTGTACGCAAAATGGCTGCCATGAAAACTGA ACACCGTGTTCGTTTGAACACCCTGAAGCTGTTATTGAAACGGGGAGCTGACCCTAATGTATCCAGGGTCCCCATGCCTGTCCTCTTTTTAGCCATCATGGCAGCTGACACTGAGGCCGTCAGGAGACTTCTGCTGTCTGGAGCTCGCACTGACATTCCCCTACCACCTGAG AGAAAAGGCCTGTATCCCCTGCATGTAGCTGCAGCACTGCCGGGTCCAGCAGGTCCCAGAATCACAGAGTTGCTGCTCCACGCTGTCACTGACCCAGACGCACAGGCATGCGACCAGAACGAGATCTATGAACCAgataaa ATTTTCATGAAGGACCAGGAACCACTGAGCACTAATAAGAGCTCAGATCTCAAAGAAGGAGGCCGAACGGCCCTGCACATGGCCTGCCAGAGGGAAAGTGACTACCGG aacGCCAGTAAGGTGGTAGCCCTCCTGGTCTCCCACAGAGCCAGCACAGACCTCCTCTGGAGTGGACACTCACCTCTCTCCCTGGCTATAGCAGCTGGCAATGACCTG GCAGTGGAGGAACTGTTGAATGGAGGTGCAGATCCCAACATCCCCCTCGGCCTCAGGGTGGGCAGCGCCCTCTGTGTCCTCGCCAATATCAACTACCACTTAGGTGGCAGCAGAGCTAAGCTG TTGGACATGTTAGCAAAGGCTGGTGCCGACATCTTGATGCCAGTGCCAGTGGGTGATGTTGTGGGAACTGCAGTCGACTATGCCCACTACTCCTTCAACCAG GACTTGCATATTGCCAACACTCCCTTCCACGCTCTGAACATGCGGGAGAGGGAAATATTCAAAGCACGACGCCAGCTGCTGAGCATGATGGGAGATCTGCTGAGACAGACTGCCGGTCAGAGGGATAGAGAGAATTTAGAGAGAGAACACTACCTCACAGTGAATA GTACAAGTAGCAATATGAGGTTTGTGTCCGCGGGAGAAGATGCCATTTGCTCAAATGTTCCCCTCCCCAGCTGTGAAAGCCTACCACCcatcacagaaaaacacag GAAACCAGTGTTTAAGTTCTGCTACCACTGTGGTCGCTCTGTGTCTGTGAAGCTGACTCCTTGTAGCCGCTGCCACAACGTCTTCTACTGCTCCAGGACCTGCAAACTGAAAGCATGGGGTGAAAGACACAAAGAAGAGTGTATCCGGGTGTCAG CATCTGCTGATGGCATCCAGAAGAGTGTTGTGTTTAAATCACAAAGAAGCACCAGGCCCTTACCTGtcatgttgaaaaacaaaacagtcccAAGGCCCTTGAGTGTCAAGCTGAAATCCCAAAGAGTTCCTGAGCCCTTGAGCATGGCAAAGCAGGTCTTGGAGAGCCAAGTCAACATGAAGGAAAACTACAGCTGCAACTGA
- the ankmy1 gene encoding ankyrin repeat and MYND domain-containing protein 1 isoform X1: MLSTCIGVAAAPGRGGEEPESGRQSSGHRGAQSGEERRQGLGVQEWPDGSRYEGEFVNGFKHGKGKYTWRNGEYYEGSFYKDYRHGDGLYYWPTGHKFTGKFYLNRKEGYGQQLFPDGATFQGLYHTDQRFGPGVVSYPDGREDVGLWIGECLLKLCTSVEEGFSLKNLSEYAAYMDPATATDSLTQPPTNGPKTKARTDFEVVTDTDLLSDDDFILPSGIESYSTDGDHLPLPPGRRRELDQHFFGELYEPDAYPHRGYERDPLSTLPLHARMQAHIHKHRLQGENMGWDVAAVLSLNRESFGPKGPLEVSSELLIQHASRGELQSVSQMLQTGLVNPDIADSQGHTALIAATINCHDDVIQLLLDMGADIDKLNCDGMSALAVCHVLYYPFQSLHTTLAEPLTKTQVLTSSSACGNSPRISQVDFTSDTTRTAEELTEHILYHSSKMSSDIIEQHWPGLNESETPADTEHLQEERKEKEGEEMGRDCKETERGMNVREREELSKREDEKESKGEEREIESRCDQMWENGESELKEKEREFEDVEFGERRETESRKENIVVREEVEEDGEKTVRSIHEDVKGRGSEDVSGVKCSIQVLDGHIVLGSVQWEQCRVKAAGRVQQGRDKELTTFDSACSVSNYNIQVTEEVMQRSAEALSRTGIPQRFDTQETVRKMAAMKTEHRVRLNTLKLLLKRGADPNVSRVPMPVLFLAIMAADTEAVRRLLLSGARTDIPLPPERKGLYPLHVAAALPGPAGPRITELLLHAVTDPDAQACDQNEIYEPDKIFMKDQEPLSTNKSSDLKEGGRTALHMACQRESDYRNASKVVALLVSHRASTDLLWSGHSPLSLAIAAGNDLAVEELLNGGADPNIPLGLRVGSALCVLANINYHLGGSRAKLLDMLAKAGADILMPVPVGDVVGTAVDYAHYSFNQDLHIANTPFHALNMREREIFKARRQLLSMMGDLLRQTAGQRDRENLEREHYLTVNSTSSNMRFVSAGEDAICSNVPLPSCESLPPITEKHRKPVFKFCYHCGRSVSVKLTPCSRCHNVFYCSRTCKLKAWGERHKEECIRVSASADGIQKSVVFKSQRSTRPLPVMLKNKTVPRPLSVKLKSQRVPEPLSMAKQVLESQVNMKENYSCN, from the exons ATGCTGTCGACCTGCATAGGTGTTGCTGCAGCCCCGGGGCGAGGAGGTGAGGAGCCGGAGTCAGGGAGACAAAGCAGCGGCCACAGAGGAGCACAAAGCGGTGAAGAGAGACGACAAGGGCTGGGTGTTCAGGAGTGGCCCGACGGGTCCAGATATGAGGGAGAGTTTGTGAACGGATTCAAACACGGCAAAGGAAAGTACACCTGGAGAAATGGAGAG TACTATGAGGGCTCTTTCTACAAAGACTACAGGCATGGGGATGGACTGTACTACTGGCCCACAGGCCATAAGTTCACTGGCAAGTTCTACCTCAACAGAAAGGAAGGATATGGACAACAACTGTTCCCTGATGGAGCCACCTTTCAG GGTTTGTACCACACTGACCAGAGGTTTGGTCCAGGTGTGGTTAGTTATCCAGATGGGCGTGAGGATGTGGGTCTGTGGATCGGGGAGTGCCTGTTAAAGCTCTGTACCTCTGTAGAAGAAGGCTTTAGCTTGAAGAACTTATCTGAGTATGCTGCCTACATGGACCCAGCTACTGCCACAGATTCCCTCACTCAG CCTCCCACTAATGGTCCAAAGACAAAAGCCAGGACTGACTTTGAG GTGGTTACAGACACAGATCTGCTGTCAGATGATGATTTTATCCTTCCGTCCGGCATCGAAAGTTACTCAACAGATGGTGACCACTTGCCGCTGCCCCCTGGCCGAAGAAGAGAGTTGGATCAGCACTTTTTTGGCGAGCTGTATGAGCCAGACGCTTATCCACACAGAGGCTATGAGCGAGACCCACTTTCCACCCTTCCCTTACATGCCCGCATGCAGgctcacatacacaaacacag GCTACAGGGTGAAAATATGGGCTGGGACGTGGCAGCTGTTCTCTCTCTGAACAGGGAAAGTTTTGGTCCTAAAGGGCCTTTGGAAGTCAGTTCAGAGTTGTTGATCCAGCACGCCTCCCGAGGGGAACTGCAGTCTGTGTCACAGATGCTCCAGACCGGTTTGGTCAACCCTGATATAGCAGATTCACAGGGACACACTGCACTGATCGCTGCCACA ATAAACTGCCATGACGATGTGATCCAGCTCTTGTTGGATATGGGTGCTGATATTGACAAGTTGAATTGTGATGGCATGTCTGCCCTGGCTGTGTGCCATGTCCTCTACTACCCTTTTCAGTCTCTGCACACCACTTTAGCTGAACCCCTAACCAAAACTCAA GTTTTGACATCTTCATCTGCATGTGGGAACAGTCCCCGGATCAGCCAAGTGGACTTCACGTCAGATACTACCAG GACAGCGGAAGAACTAACAGAACACATCTTATATCATAGCAGTAAAATGTCCAGTGACATCATTGAGCAGCATTGGCCTGGCCTGAATGAGTCTGAGACCCCTGCAGACACTGAACACCtacaggaggagagaaaagagaaagagggagaagaaatGGGAAGAGACTgcaaggagacagagagagggatgaatGTTAGAGAGCGAGAAGAACTGAGCAAGAGGGAGGATGAGAAAGAGAGCAAAGGGGAggaaagagagatagagagcaGATGTGATCAAATGTGGGAAAATGGAGAAAGTGAGttaaaagagaaggaaagagaattTGAAGATGTTGAATTTggtgagaggagagaaacagagtCAAGAAAAGAGAATATAGTTGTGAGGGAGGAGGTTGAGGAAGATGGGGAGAAGACAGTAAGGAGTATTCATGAGGATGTAAAGGGGAGAGGAAGTGAAGACGTGTCTGGTGTCAAGTGCTCCATTCAGGTGTTGGATGGTCACATTGTACTGGGCAGCGTGCAGTGGGAACAATGTCGAGTTAAGGCAGCAGGAAGAGTTCAG CAGGGCAGAGACAAAGAATTGACAACCTTTGATTCTGCCTGCTCCGTCAGCAACTATAACATCCAGGTCACAGAGGAAGTGATGCAGCGCTCAGCAGAAGCTCTGAGTCGCACGGGGATTCCTCAGCGCTTTGACACACAGGAGACTGTACGCAAAATGGCTGCCATGAAAACTGA ACACCGTGTTCGTTTGAACACCCTGAAGCTGTTATTGAAACGGGGAGCTGACCCTAATGTATCCAGGGTCCCCATGCCTGTCCTCTTTTTAGCCATCATGGCAGCTGACACTGAGGCCGTCAGGAGACTTCTGCTGTCTGGAGCTCGCACTGACATTCCCCTACCACCTGAG AGAAAAGGCCTGTATCCCCTGCATGTAGCTGCAGCACTGCCGGGTCCAGCAGGTCCCAGAATCACAGAGTTGCTGCTCCACGCTGTCACTGACCCAGACGCACAGGCATGCGACCAGAACGAGATCTATGAACCAgataaa ATTTTCATGAAGGACCAGGAACCACTGAGCACTAATAAGAGCTCAGATCTCAAAGAAGGAGGCCGAACGGCCCTGCACATGGCCTGCCAGAGGGAAAGTGACTACCGG aacGCCAGTAAGGTGGTAGCCCTCCTGGTCTCCCACAGAGCCAGCACAGACCTCCTCTGGAGTGGACACTCACCTCTCTCCCTGGCTATAGCAGCTGGCAATGACCTG GCAGTGGAGGAACTGTTGAATGGAGGTGCAGATCCCAACATCCCCCTCGGCCTCAGGGTGGGCAGCGCCCTCTGTGTCCTCGCCAATATCAACTACCACTTAGGTGGCAGCAGAGCTAAGCTG TTGGACATGTTAGCAAAGGCTGGTGCCGACATCTTGATGCCAGTGCCAGTGGGTGATGTTGTGGGAACTGCAGTCGACTATGCCCACTACTCCTTCAACCAG GACTTGCATATTGCCAACACTCCCTTCCACGCTCTGAACATGCGGGAGAGGGAAATATTCAAAGCACGACGCCAGCTGCTGAGCATGATGGGAGATCTGCTGAGACAGACTGCCGGTCAGAGGGATAGAGAGAATTTAGAGAGAGAACACTACCTCACAGTGAATA GTACAAGTAGCAATATGAGGTTTGTGTCCGCGGGAGAAGATGCCATTTGCTCAAATGTTCCCCTCCCCAGCTGTGAAAGCCTACCACCcatcacagaaaaacacag GAAACCAGTGTTTAAGTTCTGCTACCACTGTGGTCGCTCTGTGTCTGTGAAGCTGACTCCTTGTAGCCGCTGCCACAACGTCTTCTACTGCTCCAGGACCTGCAAACTGAAAGCATGGGGTGAAAGACACAAAGAAGAGTGTATCCGGGTGTCAG CATCTGCTGATGGCATCCAGAAGAGTGTTGTGTTTAAATCACAAAGAAGCACCAGGCCCTTACCTGtcatgttgaaaaacaaaacagtcccAAGGCCCTTGAGTGTCAAGCTGAAATCCCAAAGAGTTCCTGAGCCCTTGAGCATGGCAAAGCAGGTCTTGGAGAGCCAAGTCAACATGAAGGAAAACTACAGCTGCAACTGA